The Bacillus zhangzhouensis region GGATATCGAGACAATGAAATGATCATTATGCAATTAAGCAGAGTCTCACCTGATATTCATAAAATTGTCGTCACCGCCACAATACATGATGCACACGAACGCCATCATCATTTTGGACAAGTCACTAATGCCTACGTGCGACTTACTGATCAAATCTCGCAGCAAGAGATTTGTACCTTTCAGTTAACAGAGGATTATTCGTATTGTACATCCATTATTTGCGCTGAACTCACGAGAGATCAGGAGGAATGGAAGATCACCGCGACCGGGCAAGGGACTACTCTAGATTTAAATGATTTATGCCGCATCTATGGATTCATATCTTGATGCAGAAAAGGAGCCGGCACCCATGGGATTTCATTTCATCACAATAGAAGAACTTACCTTACAAGCAGAAGGCAGTGGAGTCTTTTTTGCAAAAAAAGGCGCCATGATTGCCGATCAAGGAAGTTTCCAGTACCGCAAGCGACTACTCGGAACGAATAAAGGAAATATGGTCAGTCAAGTTTTTAACCATATCAGCAGAAAATTCACAGGTGAAAACCTTGAGATGATGGAAGTGAGTGGACAAGGTACTTGCTATTTGGCGGATTCAAGCAGGCATGTAACAGTGATTAATCTTGAGCCAAGCGGTCCTTGGCAGCATGTAAGTGTAGAAAGTGAAGATTTACTTGCCTTTACTGAGGAATGCCATTACGGCGTCACACCAGTAGGCGTTGGTATTTTATCACAGAAAGGACTGTTTACATCAAAACTCTCCTATCAAGGGCACGGAGCACAGGTCGCCATCAAAACGAATGGAAATCCGCTCATTTTAAAAGCCCCCTGCCGTGTAGACCCTGACGCAATTGTCGCTTGGACGGGCAAAGCACCGAAGGTCAAACTAGATGTGAACTGGAAAACTTTCATTGGACAAACATCTGGCGAATCCTACTTATTTGAGTTCCATGAACAAGATCAAATCGTCATTATGCAGCCATCGGAGCGCACATCTGGTTTACGGGTTGGTTTAGATGATCATCGCTACAAGCCTCAGAGCCAGAGCTCCTCTCATGAATTCACCAATTCACAGCAAGAAAATAGAGGCACCGGGATAAGTAATCTGATCGGAGGCATTTTACAACCGCGAAAATAAAAGCATGTAGAGATTCTCTACATGCCCAGGCTGTCGAGAAAATCTCGACAGCTTTATTTTTTCCCTTAAAGTTTCCATTCCCTCCCTTTATAATAGAGA contains the following coding sequences:
- a CDS encoding AIM24 family protein → MGFHFITIEELTLQAEGSGVFFAKKGAMIADQGSFQYRKRLLGTNKGNMVSQVFNHISRKFTGENLEMMEVSGQGTCYLADSSRHVTVINLEPSGPWQHVSVESEDLLAFTEECHYGVTPVGVGILSQKGLFTSKLSYQGHGAQVAIKTNGNPLILKAPCRVDPDAIVAWTGKAPKVKLDVNWKTFIGQTSGESYLFEFHEQDQIVIMQPSERTSGLRVGLDDHRYKPQSQSSSHEFTNSQQENRGTGISNLIGGILQPRK
- a CDS encoding TerD family protein, whose amino-acid sequence is MRIKNGSKQEKNQALPPRKKEKEDAPHEVIKKHLLKGQKLDLTKDNPAVDQIHIGLGWDLAGQPIDLDTQVFLLNEEDKLLSPKHLIYYHQQQSLDGAVRHLGDHQFGGGYRDNEMIIMQLSRVSPDIHKIVVTATIHDAHERHHHFGQVTNAYVRLTDQISQQEICTFQLTEDYSYCTSIICAELTRDQEEWKITATGQGTTLDLNDLCRIYGFIS